aagAGCAGCTTGGACAAGGCtctggccaacctgatctagtgggtggcatccctgcccatggtagggggttggaactgaataatctttaaggtcccttccaacccaagccattcaatgattctatgatccccAAATTTTTATGTATGTTCCAGAATTGTTTGGTTAACATCACTTATAACAACTGTTAAAGACTCATGAGCTACCTTCAGTAGTCTCTAACAAGTTTCTATTAAATTCagtaatatgtatatatttcagtgaaagtttttttttttttttttttNNNNNNNNNNNNNNNNNNNNNNNNNNNNNNNNNNNNNNNNNNNNNNNNNNNNNNNNNNNNNNNNNNNNNNNNNNNNNNNNNNNNNNNNNNNNNNNNNNNNttttttttttttttttttttttttttttttccgctttTGTTTTGTAGTCAGGAGATGATTCTACCtcaaacattaatatttttaaagctgagcTACAGCAactgtttgggaaaaaaaaaaaaaaaaaaaaaaatcaggtattaAATGTTGAGtttaggaagaaacaaaacaacaacaacaaataaataaaccaacaaataaataaaccaacaaacaaacaacagcaacaaacaatGGATCCCTTAGGTAGAAAACAAGCACTTGTGGCTTACGTAGCCACAAGAGACTGCCAGAAACTGGGTCTGATTTGACAATCCAAGACAAACACTTGACTAAAGAAAAACTTCTGTAGTTTCAttaaatgtatatacatgttTTGATGGATCAACTGTTTGAATTGCAGAGAGGTAACCTTTTGGAACTTtcaaatttctgtaaatatagttttctttttcactttgtaCACCtatttctaagaaaatacagtaaaaaaaaaaaaaaaaaaaacgtttatTATTCTTTGTAGTGTTatcattttacatttgtttcaaGGTTTTCCTGTTGTTGATAGATCTTTGAATTCTgacaaaacattatttcatttgtgatactgagaatttatatatatatttatataaaaagcaacaacaaaaaataactacaataaataaataaaaatgatctaGTTTTGCCCTTCACTACACGATGCAACGTGAGGTAAACCCATGCATAAGCAGACGGCTTTACCACCAAGCTATATGAGCTGCTGAAACAGTAGGCATCTTGAAGTGATGTGTTAATGAACAGCTTTTTGCCATGCAGTGTGCAGTGTGTCTGAAACTCAACAGTCTCTATCAGATTGTAATAAACAGATGTAAAATAGCATATTAAAGACCTGACCAGTAAATCCAGTAAATTATATGATTCTTCTTGTGAAAGTCTTTCTATATGGCAGGAAGAACCCAGATAGATGAAAACAGAATAGTTCATCTCATATGAGAGAGAAAACCTACTTTAAGCACCCCATATCTTCAAAGGACCATTTACACCCACACTTCCCAAGTGTGCTTctatctgacttttttttttttttttttcttttttttttcctcagagataGATTGTCCAATAAACTTTATCACAGAGGCACAGAGGTCTGGAAGCTTGACAGAAGCATGACCTAAACCATAGCTACTAGGGCACCAAGGCAAGAGTGGTTCTTGTCACTAGACTGAATACCTCCCTCAGAAAGGTTCTAGAGGaggtcttttttcctctcctctcctctcctctcctctcctctcctctcctctcctctcctctcctctcctctccataATCAAATAAGAACAATTGTATTCACACCAAATACATAATTATGTTTTCACaccaaatacaaatacagaaggCATCAGTCAACACCAGTAAAGCATTTTGACAAAATGGAGCTTTTTGTACAATAGTGAACTCTTAAATATCACTGCTCTAACAGGTGCTTGAAGAAGGTCGAAGAAGGGCATATAGATAAAATTCTGATTAATAAGACAGTAAAAACAGAAGGTATAATGCTATGTAACAGAAAGCCTTAATTTTCACCATAGGACCAAATTTTGTCTTCTTGCTAATAGAAAGCCACAAAACTCCTCTGCTTTGTATTACTTTGAATTTAAAGATACACCTGAAACTGCTCTATGTTTATTATGCTTCTAACTATCTTAAGCAGAAGATGATCTTTCATGAACAATTGTTGCCTAGCAATGATACTTCCCCTGTAATTTAGTGAGTACGCAGGTTCTTAATTatgcacaaattatttttgagttCTTGTGCTATTTCCTTTTATCATTACATCTTCATTAACAGCTGGCCTAAATTAGGATGCAAGACAAAATTCTACCTCCATTTCAGTGCAAGAATAAGTAGAATTAGGACCCAAATATCTGCCACAAGAACACACTTATTTTGGTAAAGTTCTCATTGATCTTGGTCAGgcagaatttaattttctatcAAGGTGTCACATGGTCATCACAGATGTCTGTGTCTTCCCTGTTATGTGGCTTGCTGGACACATGGTGTCTTGGTTTTCCAGTCTTTGTGAAAGAGTTTGTCTTCTACTGTCAAAGGATCAACTTATTGATTTGATAACATCTAGATGTTAAAGAATACAGGTACGGAAACATTATAAAATTAGACTTGTCTTGTTTCTCTTTGAACCTGGAAGCTGCCATAAAGGATAGTAACAGTACATGGTGTGTTTGTGTGGATATGCAACACTTAAAGAATGTCTAAAGAGGCTTCCCCAGGCAACCGGGGGAACTCAAAGCAACTGAATTAGGAAATGCATTGAAAACTGTCCTTTCCcagctgaaaaggaagaaaaggcagcagcCTCCTACACACAGAATACCAGTTGGATGCCAAAATCTATGTTGAGCTAGTATTCCagtatgtatttaatatatagTGATTCTGGGTCATAACACAGAAAATtgtcaagagaaaaaacatacaaCAGTTGTctataaattatgtttttggtCAAGAGTGTACTTTAAGTGACATggattttttctaaatatatgtaattataaattaaaacatctgaATCACAAAACTTTAATtgtctctgtgttttcatttgggTTCTAGACTGGACTACACTCTGTGTGTGCACTGAAATTCCTTATGAAATTGTAAGAATATCATGTGTCATTGGAACAGAAGCCAGTtgaaagaaaagacataaaaaggTGGAACAGACAAACTATATCTTTCATGAGGCATTGCaatatcattttgaaaaaacagtattttattttggttgaaatatttcactttctggaagaaaatttcagatgaaaaccTGCTATGGTAGGAGACAGGAAGCCTAAACTTTGTGGTATTCATTTTATGAAACTCAAAAATTAGAGCAATATTTAGGTTATGTTCTCATTTATTGAGTTCACTAACTCACTGTCAAGTCACTGGCAATACCAGCTCTGGGTAACAGAAAGAGAACTTAATGCAAGTGCTGCCTCTCCATCTTCCTGAGGTGCATCATGTACTGtacctcaaaaaaaacaaaaaaacaaaaaacaaacaaacaaacaaacaaaaaaagtattgaCCAGGCTTCAAGAGCTGTACCACTCCTGCTCTTGCCACCAAGTATGGTGTATACAAGCTgttccttgtttatttttttcagatatttgcGTACTGGTGAAGTTATACCACAGAtgtttagttctaatatttttgCCTTATTATTAGCACGATATGAAAAAAGTCCACctctgtattttatgtattctCTTTAGAGTGCTGTTCAGAGAGAGATAATGACCTCTATATCATCTTTTGTGTTACATTTGCCATTCCAGCTTACTCAAACTGGCTGACAAAATTTGCATCtaaatctctttaaaatataaactctTTCAAATAAACTTAGTCCgtctcaaacaaacaaacaaaatgactCTATCTTATGCAAGCATTCCTTAgtcatgcttttgaaaatcaagGTACTTGCACTCTACTCACCCACCATATTGAAAAAAGAATAGTTTCAAACCGGCTATCCTATGACAGAGATTCAAGGAAGTATTATGGTCTAAGTGTGATCATATCGTTCTCTTGAAATAGGGTGACTGCTCCCTATACCAAAAGAGCTTCACAGTTCAGctcaatattttaatatttgactCAGCttagcagaataaaataaatgagacaaGAGGGGCTTGAATGTTAACATATTGTCTATGATCATACAAAGGAGATGAATGTCACGGATGCGTCTTGTCAATATTTATTCAAACATTACAGATGAGCTCACACACAATCTATTGTATTCATTGTAGCTATTTTCATCTCCAAAATGTGGCATTGGTTAAAACTCAGGTTCAGTCTTGAGAATCACTGCACTAAGTTTTGTACAGGGGCACACAAATAGGCAGATCCTTAACTTGATCGACTCCAGAAAGATGCTTATTATTCACAGATATGATTGCATGTTCTATCTTTtagtttgttcttttatttttttaattttatttatttatttatttatttttcccttaataacAAAAGTACTTAATTTAGTACCTTCGgacaaatgttttataaatattaattgctatgtttcatgtaaaatatttaatagaatGGTTTTGTTGCAAGatgaaaatacaatgcaagTGACAAGTCATAAAGCACAAAGCTAGGTTAGTCAAAAGTCAActctgatatatatatgtatatatgcatatatcaGCTTTCTACAAAGAATCATATAAGGCAATGGCAGCTGATGGAACCATTTTCGGCTAGTCATCATATGGGAGAATAGTCCAATCAGAATTTTTTACCTGTTCAAATGTTTATTTAGCTTTGATACATTTCAAGCCTGTTTGATACATTTCAAGCACTTTCAAATGAAGCTGACTGAATGGATACAAGACCAGCAGGAGCTATAGGAGAAGCAAAAGACCCGAagacagaaaaactgaagccaaGGCAGCAGCCTGAGAGTATTAGACTCCAGAGCATCCACAGCAGCACAAGCTCTTGCAAAGCTTGCAAGCTCATGCCACATTCAGGAGATGTTTCAGAGTTCACTTCTTGCtgacaaaactattttaaaatgggtCGCCAGTCAGTAGGAAATCAGGCTCCCTTCATGAGTTTTGGGTAGTGCTcattcaaatacttttttattttttatttttgtcttttgctgaTTTCATTCtcagttttcccttttgtttctttccaaagaaaacagtcCAGTTCATATTGGTGATGTCtctactttattttaataattatggCCCTCCCAGTATGTCAAAGACTCATGCTATTTACAAAAAAAGAGTAATGGTTTTGAACTAAGAAGGAGCAGATTTGGgttaaatgtattatttactgtgaggttGGTTAAATGCCAGCTGGTATATTAATTACCTATGGTATTTACCATGGGTGGTCCAGTGAGGCTGTGGATGACCCATCCCACGaacatattcaaatatatatgttCTTTCTTGATTTTCCACACATTTATAGCAATAAAtgacagcaaacaaacaaaaattgatTATCTGTGagctaaaatatctttttctattCTACATATCAATTATTTGATAATTTCTTTCCACTATTTAGTTATGTTTGAGTACCACACAACCCTGACTACAAATATATAGACattaaaagtaatataaaaataaaatgtataaaataaaaatatagagagaCATTAGTAATGAGACTGATAACATTTCACAGACTGATTCACTATACCTCAGCTAAAGCATTTCAATAACCATAGAATtattaaggaggaaaaaaaaaaaataataatcaaagaTCAAATATGACTAAAGATTTGCTGAAGGATCTTCTTCAGAAGTCATAATGTATCATGCATGTAAGGCACATTATTAAGTGCTAAGTTatcttattaaagaaaaaagaacaaacaagtgACAACACAAATCACACAGTACAGACTGGCTTAGTGCACTGTAGGATTTTTTGCGCTGTAATAAAATATTGGTTTTAGGTACATTTTTATCCTCATTGACTATACAAGAAATGTGCAACAAATAGTCCCTAGATTTGACTTCTAAGACAGCACATTAGCTCAGGGAACTTCTTTTGTGAGAAACTGGAGGAAGCAAAGTTGTAATTGGCATTGCCTATCCTTTGCAATCTTCTCTGGGTTTATATTAAGAACATGGAAATTTACTAGCCACAAAGACAagggataaaaaataaacaatttttaaaacaaagggacaaaataaacaattctttaattgtttatttttaggtgTATTgttaaatattgcttttaatGTTACATAAAGTCTCTCAGAAGGGTTTAACACATTGCAAGATGTTTCCACTCTTACTGTGGCTTACATAGTtctagcttttttgttttagcaCATACATGTTCACCAAAGAGAGAACCTACAGCTGCTGTTTCATGATGCAGAAGACAGACACATATCTGGCAGTCAGTGTTACTGTTTTTTCCAGGAAGGATTTGCACTGCCTTGTGCACTGAATTAATAGGTCATTTTGTGAAGATTTTCCTTAACTGCAAGAAATGGAGGCTACCGAAGATGAATAAAggagaaagtttaaaaaatctcttgaaGCAGTCAGAAAGGACTATTGCACATGCATAACTATTGTTttagaagagaagagaagagaagagaagagaagagaagagaagagaagagaagagaagagaagagaagagaagagaagagaagagaagagaagagaagagaagagaagagaagagaagagaagagaaaagagaagggaagagaagagaagagaagagaagagaagagaagagaagagaagagaNNNNNNNNNNNNNNNNNNNNNNNNNNNNNNNNNNNNNNNNNNNNNNNNNNNNNNNNNNNNNNNNNNNNNNNNNNNNNNNNNNNNNNNNNNNNNNNNNNNNaaagaaaagaaaagaaaagaaaagaaaagaaaagaaaagaaaagaaagtatctAATGAGGAAGTGTCATGCTAGACTGAAAACATTAGCAAGTCATTACTGCTGCAACTGTAATTactaacagtttttttttttttttttttttttttttttttttcaagtactaTGATTTgacttctaatttatttttctgaatgaagGTCCAAGTAATATACAATCAGTTAAAAAACCCTGGAAGGAAACTGAGGCCATCACCAGATCAATTGATCTTCATGTTCTTTACACTCTTGGGAGGTTTATATTTCCTATTAAAACCCCACACATAAAACTCCTGTAGTTTCtgattcattgttttctttgcatggGATTTAAACCTCTGCAAAGACTCTGTTAAGACCCATTTAACCCCAACAGGGTAAATCTTACCTTTAAGACATgagatataaataaaatctattccTTATTCAGGTTTTCACTCAGATGAATTATAGTACTAAAGCTCTATCTTTCCAAATGCTAAACTCCTTTAGGTGCAGAGTGTCCAGGAAATTCAATAAATGGTGtgatattttccttgttttagtACTTTCATATAAATAGAAGATTCAAAGGAGCTTAATTAAAATGATCAAGTACATGGGACAGCTGGAACAGCAGGCCTGGGAAGACAGTAAGACTTCAGGcagtttaaaaactgaaaagggaGTAGATAAGGGGAATgtagactttattttattttactttttttttttttttatggcattggtgtccttttattttattttattttttgcataaaGAAAGATGGGGACATTTGTTTCTGGGGTCATCATGGATAAATAATGGGGTCATTTCACTAAGAAAGATGagtttaaaagagagaaatgaaatctCCTCTTTACGTAATAATATGTAAATTTCTAAAACTTGATAGCAAGGAagtctgacaaaaaaaaaaaaaaaagaaaaaaaaaaaagaaaaaagcaaattcagtaaTAATAGATCcataaaaagaaattggaagCACAAAGATATAACCTTAAAGAACAGAAGGGGAGTGGAATGCACACAGTGATCAGTTTTTGATGCTTTCCATAATCAACTTCTTTTACTGCCTTTCCTGGAGACCAAATATGGGGTTAGATGGTTCCTCCCACCAGGACATTtcttatgttattttaaatgttgaaattgaaattatttcagaaataaaaaatgtgtgctTCTTAAAGATCTGGCAACTGaatcaaataaaatttcctGAGAGCAATTTTGCCTTTTGCCTTTCCTTTAAAGAACCCTGAAGGAATGTGTGCAAGAAATGAATGATTATATTTAGATTTCTGATTGGATCTCAGTGGTTTCACATCAGGGATCAAAAGgtcatgaaaaacattttacagtaaGTATTCTGCTAGGGCATTTCTGTGGATTTATTGCTCAGCTTTGGC
The nucleotide sequence above comes from Oxyura jamaicensis isolate SHBP4307 breed ruddy duck chromosome 1, BPBGC_Ojam_1.0, whole genome shotgun sequence. Encoded proteins:
- the LOC118173694 gene encoding UPF0329 protein ECU05_1680/ECU11_0050-like, whose amino-acid sequence is KRREEKRREEKRREEKRREQGSLTKKKKKEKKKRKKQIQERKKKKKKVIVSQAKLPEICLQKRH